A window from Populus trichocarpa isolate Nisqually-1 chromosome 3, P.trichocarpa_v4.1, whole genome shotgun sequence encodes these proteins:
- the LOC7497826 gene encoding uncharacterized protein LOC7497826 has translation MEQFRQTGEVLGSLKALMVLQDDIQINQKQCCLLVNIFCLAFKTIAEEIKQNLKLEEKNTKWRPLEEPLKEVYRVFKEGELYVRRCLDNKDWWGKAISLHQNKDSVEFHIHNLLSCFPAVIEAVEIAGEISGLDQEEMTKKRAMLVKKYDRGWSDPKLFQWNFGKQYLVPREICRQMERAMREDRWLLIDTIKEKRRALPPGKSEHRLGELLLKKLNVLAPANGKLPPSSILLEAEDYQVRRRLGGNQHKEIQWLGENFALRHFFHDFEPLNSEISMLLSLSHPNIVQYLCGFYDENKKECFLVMELMTKDFYSYIKENSSPKKRVLFPLPTVVDIMLQIARGMEFLHSRKIYVGDFNPSNVLLKPRKSTEGYFHVKVSGFGLTSVKNHSSRHSSPEPSPVDTCIWHAPEVLAEQEQARNASSKKYTEKADVYSFGMLCFQLLTGKLPFEDGHLQGDQMINNIRAGERPLFPSLSPKYLVSLTKKCWHTEPSYRPTFLSICRVLRYIKKFLVMNPNDGQPYIQSPPVDFYDLEAGFLKKCQGEVTCDLPSVSQIPFQMFSYRLIEKEKTCVQIKFKNSEAASEAASNGWDESNSVVEDHHVPSIDARSFTSDVKSVGFDMKSTFTEVPDRKIPSDLRSVRSEPADKKLLLIKKTTSVKVRKVPGKPKPLPPSKSLPWTPPGHSMKMRCESPKPLSKSSMSPIRRRSPGQASNP, from the exons ATGGAACAGTTCAGGCAGACAGGGGAAGTGTTGGGAAGTTTGAAGGCTCTGATGGTATTGCAAGATGATATTCAGATCAATCAGAAGCAGTGCTGTTTGCTGGTTAATATCTTTTGTTTGGCCTTTAAAACGATAGCGGAGGAGATCAAGCAGAACCTAAAACTAGAAGAGAAGAACACCAAGTGGAGGCCTCTTGAAGAGCCTTTGAAAGAGGTGTATAGGGTATTCAAAGAAGGGGAACTTTATGTTAGGCGTTGCTTGGATAACAAAGATTGGTGGGGAAAAGCTATTAGCCTTCATCAGAATAAGGACTCTGTTGAGTTTCACATCCACAACTTGCTTAGCTGCTTTCCTGCTGTTATCGAGGCGGTTGAGATTGCTGGAGAAATCTCTGGACTTGACCAGGAAGAGATGACAAAGAAGAGGGCAATGCTGGTAAAAAAGTATGATAGGGGTTGGAGTGATCCGAAACTTTTCCAATGGAATTTTGGGAAGCAGTATTTGGTCCCTCGGGAAATTTGTAGGCAGATGGAGAGGGCTATGAGAGAAGATAGATGGCTTCTTATTGATACAATCAAGGAGAAGAGAAGGGCATTGCCACCAGGAAAGAGTGAGCATCGACTTGGAGAACTTTTGCTGAAGAAACTAAATGTACTAGCACCAGCTAATGGCAAACTCCCACCAAGTTCAATTTTGTTAGAAGCAGAAGATTACCAAGTGAGGAGAAGGTTAGGTGGAAATCAGCACAAGGAAATTCAATGGCTAGGGGAGAATTTTGCTTTGAGACATTTCTTTCACGATTTTGAACCGTTGAATTCCGAAATTTCTATGCTTTTGTCCCTTTCCCATCCCAACATAGTGCAGTACCTCTGTGGCTTTTATGATGAAAACAAGAAGGAATGTTTCCTTGTAATGGAATTGATGACCAAAGATTTCTATTCTTACATAAAAGAGAACAGCAGTCCGAAGAAGCGGGTTTTGTTCCCTCTTCCAACTGTAGTTGATATTATGCTTCAGATTGCAAGAGGAATGGAATTTCTCCACTCACGGAAGATCTACGTGGGAGATTTTAATCCTAGTAACGTCCTTCTCAAACCCAGGAAATCTACAGAAGGTTATTTTCATGTGAAAGTCTCAGGGTTTGGCTTAACATCTGTCAAAAATCATTCTTCTCGACACTCATCGCCAGAGCCAAGTCCAGTCGATACTTGCATTTGGCATGCCCCAGAAGTTCTGGCAGAGCAAGAACAGGCAAGAAATGCCAGCAGTAAAAAGTACACAGAGAAAGCAGATGTTTATAGCTTTGGGATGCTTTGTTTCCAGCTCTTGACAGGGAAACTTCCCTTTGAGGATGGGCATCTTCAAGGAGACCAAATGATCAATAATATAAGAGCAGGAGAACGGCCATTATTCCCATCCCTTTCACCAAAATACCTTGTAAGCTTAACCAAGAAATGCTGGCATACGGAGCCAAGTTATCGCCCTACTTTCTTGTCTATTTGTAGGGTTCTGAGATACATCAAGAAGTTCCTTGTGATGAACCCTAACGACGGTCAGCCTTATATACAGTCGCCGCCTGTAGATTTTTATGACTTGGAGGCAGGGTTTCTAAAGAAGTGTCAAGGGGAGGTGACTTGTGATCTGCCTTCAGTGTCACAAATTCCATTTCAAATGTTTTCTTATAGGCttatagagaaagaaaaaacttgtgtacaaattaaatttaagaattcTGAAGCAGCAAGTGAAGCAGCCTCAAATGGCTGGGATGAGAGTAACTCTGTAGTGGAGGATCATCACGTACCTTCAATTGATGCCAGGTCGTTTACATCTGACGTGAAGTCTGTTGGTTTTGATATGAAGTCGACTTTCACTGAAGTTCCAGACAGGAAAATTCCATCTGACTTGAGGTCAGTTCGTTCCGAGCCCGCTGATAAGAAACTACTGTTGATAAAGAAAACTACCAGCGTGAAGGTCAGAAAAGTTCCAG GAAAGCCAAAACCCCTACCACCATCGAAATCATTGCCATGGACGCCACCAGGGCACAGCATGAAGATGAGATGCGAGAGTCCGAAACCATTATCCAAGAGCAGCATGAGCCCAATCAGACGCAGATCACCTGGACAAGCTTCAAACCCTTAG